In a genomic window of Candidatus Competibacteraceae bacterium:
- a CDS encoding protoheme IX farnesyltransferase, giving the protein MAATFQTLRASLRRHGRDYLELTKPRVVALITFTAIVGMLLATPDMVPWDILLFGSLGIALMAGSAAAVNHLVDRKADAIMARTRHRPLPSGHLESWQVLGFASLIGVGGFALLLAFTNPLTAVLTFASLIGYAVIYTLFLKRATPQNIVIGGAAGAAPPLLGWTAVTGQVDSGALLLFLIIYIWTPPHFWALAIHRRHDYANADIPMLPVTHGVAFTRLHILLYTILLFLVTLLPFLTGMSGWIYLAGAVVLGLRFLSYATRLYATGNDRLAMPTFGFSIVYLFGLFAALMLDHYAARLLAKV; this is encoded by the coding sequence ATGGCCGCTACTTTCCAAACGCTGCGCGCCAGTTTGCGCCGCCACGGTCGGGATTATCTGGAATTGACTAAGCCCAGGGTGGTCGCTTTGATCACCTTTACCGCCATCGTCGGCATGTTGCTGGCCACGCCGGATATGGTGCCGTGGGACATTTTGCTGTTCGGGTCGCTGGGGATCGCGCTGATGGCGGGTTCCGCCGCCGCCGTCAACCATCTGGTCGATCGGAAGGCGGATGCCATCATGGCCCGGACCCGGCACCGGCCGTTGCCCAGCGGGCATTTGGAGTCGTGGCAGGTCTTGGGGTTCGCCTCGCTCATCGGCGTGGGCGGTTTTGCCTTGTTATTGGCTTTCACCAATCCGTTGACCGCCGTTTTGACCTTCGCTTCGCTGATCGGCTATGCGGTCATCTACACCCTGTTTCTCAAGCGGGCCACGCCGCAGAATATCGTCATCGGCGGGGCGGCCGGAGCAGCGCCCCCGCTGCTGGGTTGGACGGCGGTCACCGGGCAAGTGGATTCCGGCGCGCTGCTGCTGTTTTTGATCATTTACATTTGGACGCCGCCACATTTTTGGGCGCTCGCCATCCATCGCCGCCACGATTACGCCAACGCCGATATCCCCATGCTGCCGGTGACTCATGGCGTGGCCTTCACCCGGCTGCATATCCTGCTTTATACCATCTTATTGTTTCTGGTCACGCTGCTGCCGTTCCTGACCGGCATGAGCGGCTGGATTTATCTGGCCGGCGCCGTGGTTTTGGGTCTGCGGTTTCTCAGCTACGCTACCCGTTTGTACGCAACGGGTAACGACCGTTTGGCGATGCCGACCTTCGGGTTCTCGATCGTTTATCTATTTGGCCTGTTCGCCGCCTTGATGCTCGATCATTACGCGGCGCGCCTGTTGGCTAAAGTCTAA
- a CDS encoding FixH family protein has translation MTDLLLSLAGGAGLVLLANVALVRFGRTSAKQAAAVVALATVGLYVPYSIIRWPGGDVFAIHLGIYLLVSLACGMLLNLRASGQGLHWGPAAITGFFIVVAILGALFVSVAERGLTPSLWSWLMPTADNGRKVTSVFPGVISHDFHQKEALYNQYLQQVERQRQRGWQVQKGWLGEVSVNESSVFRVAVRTREGEPVTGAEVAGQFLRPSDTRQDVVFALKETAPGVYEQAVVLALAGSWNLVLHIRKGEDLHEIRAVTQVSSR, from the coding sequence ATGACCGACCTGTTGCTCAGCCTCGCCGGCGGCGCGGGACTGGTCCTGCTGGCCAATGTGGCGCTGGTCCGGTTCGGTCGGACCAGCGCCAAGCAGGCCGCCGCCGTGGTGGCCTTGGCGACGGTGGGCCTTTATGTTCCTTACAGTATTATCCGTTGGCCCGGCGGTGACGTCTTTGCGATTCATTTGGGAATTTACCTACTGGTTTCGCTGGCTTGCGGGATGTTGTTGAACCTCCGGGCCAGCGGCCAGGGATTACACTGGGGGCCGGCCGCGATTACCGGCTTTTTCATCGTGGTAGCGATATTGGGCGCGCTGTTTGTCTCTGTCGCCGAACGCGGTCTGACGCCATCCCTGTGGAGTTGGTTAATGCCCACCGCCGATAACGGCCGAAAGGTCACCTCGGTTTTTCCAGGCGTGATTTCGCATGATTTCCATCAGAAAGAAGCGCTCTATAACCAGTATCTCCAGCAAGTCGAGCGGCAGCGGCAACGGGGCTGGCAAGTCCAGAAAGGCTGGTTGGGGGAGGTCTCAGTCAATGAATCGTCGGTGTTTCGAGTGGCCGTGCGCACCCGCGAAGGCGAACCCGTGACCGGAGCTGAGGTGGCCGGGCAATTTCTACGGCCGTCGGACACCCGACAGGATGTCGTCTTCGCTCTGAAAGAAACCGCTCCCGGCGTCTATGAACAGGCGGTGGTCTTAGCGTTGGCGGGAAGCTGGAATTTGGTGCTCCATATTCGCAAGGGCGAGGATTTGCACGAAATCCGCGCGGTCACACAAGTATCATCCCGTTAG
- a CDS encoding biotin--[acetyl-CoA-carboxylase] ligase, whose amino-acid sequence MSDSLGQLDRIRIMAGLAGTARASVSRLEVFPVLDSTNSYLLAGAGAGWPSGVVCLAEQQTAGRGRQGRSWLTPFGASLALSLLWRFDRPPSALGGLSLVTGLAVARALRDEGVPDVGLKWPNDVWWRERKLGGVLLESGGTVERFYIVAGIGLNVALAREASALIDQPWVDLQEIWPGAPVDRNALAASVIGSLIEAFSRFQDEGFAGFAEEWVRFDQVRGQGVRLHLPNGVVAGIARGVDVTGALLLETPDGRTTPYLGGEISLRLAS is encoded by the coding sequence ATGAGCGATAGCTTGGGCCAGTTGGATCGGATTCGAATCATGGCCGGCCTGGCGGGGACGGCGCGCGCCAGCGTGAGCCGGCTGGAAGTGTTTCCAGTACTGGACTCGACCAACAGCTATTTACTGGCGGGCGCGGGGGCGGGTTGGCCCAGCGGAGTGGTTTGCCTGGCCGAACAGCAAACGGCTGGCCGAGGCCGGCAAGGGCGCAGCTGGCTGACCCCTTTTGGCGCCAGTCTGGCCCTGTCGCTGCTGTGGCGGTTTGACCGGCCGCCTTCGGCGCTCGGCGGTTTGAGCTTGGTGACCGGGCTCGCCGTGGCGCGGGCGTTGCGCGATGAAGGAGTGCCGGATGTCGGCTTGAAATGGCCGAACGATGTTTGGTGGCGCGAACGTAAACTGGGCGGGGTATTGTTGGAATCCGGCGGGACCGTCGAACGCTTTTACATCGTCGCGGGCATCGGCTTGAACGTGGCGCTAGCGCGTGAAGCGTCCGCGCTGATCGACCAGCCATGGGTGGATTTGCAGGAAATTTGGCCCGGCGCTCCGGTGGATCGGAACGCCTTGGCGGCCTCGGTGATCGGTTCGTTGATCGAGGCGTTCAGCCGCTTCCAAGACGAAGGATTCGCTGGTTTTGCCGAGGAATGGGTGCGTTTCGATCAAGTGCGGGGGCAAGGAGTACGCTTGCATTTGCCCAATGGTGTGGTGGCGGGCATCGCCCGAGGGGTCGATGTGACCGGTGCTTTGTTGCTGGAAACGCCAGATGGCCGAACGACTCCCTATCTGGGCGGGGAAATCAGCTTGAGACTGGCTTCGTGA
- the ccoO gene encoding cytochrome-c oxidase, cbb3-type subunit II yields the protein MRHEQIETNSALMLLLILVVISIGGLVEIVPLFYINETIEKVDGVRPYTPLETRGRDIYVREGCYLCHSQQIRPFRDEWLRYGHYSLAAESQYDHPFQWGSRRTGPDLARVGSKYSNQWQVQHLKNPQSVVPQSIMPRYPWLLEHDLDYSDVGARMRAQRAAGVPYSLTQQEYDANVKRFGKDIADQLDINQAQDSLLKQAREKDFDGFPNRVSEMEALVAYLQVLGTMVDFTKYDEGYFAQFR from the coding sequence ATGCGACACGAACAAATCGAAACCAATTCCGCCCTAATGCTGCTGTTGATCCTGGTGGTCATCAGCATCGGTGGCCTGGTGGAAATCGTCCCGTTGTTTTACATCAATGAGACCATCGAAAAGGTGGACGGCGTGCGTCCCTACACGCCGTTGGAAACCCGAGGCCGCGATATTTACGTGCGGGAGGGCTGCTATCTGTGCCATTCCCAGCAGATTCGGCCGTTTCGCGATGAGTGGCTGCGCTACGGTCATTATTCGCTGGCGGCGGAGTCGCAATACGACCATCCGTTCCAGTGGGGCTCCCGGCGCACGGGGCCCGATCTGGCGCGGGTAGGGAGTAAATACTCCAACCAGTGGCAGGTGCAACATCTGAAAAACCCCCAGTCGGTCGTCCCGCAATCCATCATGCCGCGGTATCCGTGGTTACTGGAACACGATCTGGATTACTCCGATGTGGGCGCCCGGATGCGCGCGCAACGAGCGGCCGGCGTTCCTTATTCCCTGACGCAACAGGAGTACGACGCCAACGTCAAGCGCTTCGGTAAAGACATCGCCGATCAACTGGATATCAATCAGGCGCAGGACAGCTTGCTGAAACAGGCGCGCGAGAAGGATTTTGACGGTTTTCCCAACCGGGTCTCGGAAATGGAGGCGCTGGTCGCGTACTTGCAGGTGTTGGGCACCATGGTGGATTTCACCAAGTACGACGAGGGGTATTTCGCCCAGTTCCGTTAA
- the ccoN gene encoding cytochrome-c oxidase, cbb3-type subunit I — MAQSSALPVEQYNFDIVRRFMIVAMVYGVIGMTVGVYIACELAWPFLNFDIPALTFGRLRPVHTSLVIFGFGGSALFATAYYIVQRTCQARLAFPWLAEFTFWGWTAGVALGVITYMAGFSQGREYAEFEWPLDIAITLVWVCYIVVYVETLRRRSQPHIYVANWFFLAFLLAVALLHIFNNLAVPSGLLKSYSLFSGVQDAMTQWWYGHNAVGFFLTAAFLGMMYYFVPKQAGRPVYSYRLSIIHFWALIFLYMWAGGHHLHWTSLPDWVSSLSATFSILLLMPSWGGMINGIMTLSGAWDKLRSDPIMLFLITSLSFYGMSTFEGPLMSLKSVNALSHYTDWTIGHVHSGALGWVALVSFGSFYHLIPRLYQTKLYSQALIYVHFWLATIGIVLYITSMWVAGIGQGLMLRSFDDYGNLAYTFIETVEFMHTPYVWRALGGAFFVAGALVMAYNLVMTIQASRREQDALEAKLAAKLAKA; from the coding sequence ATGGCCCAAAGCTCAGCATTGCCGGTCGAACAATATAATTTCGATATCGTCCGAAGGTTCATGATCGTGGCCATGGTCTATGGCGTCATCGGCATGACCGTCGGCGTCTACATCGCCTGTGAACTGGCGTGGCCCTTTCTCAATTTCGACATTCCCGCCCTGACCTTCGGCCGACTGCGGCCGGTGCACACCAGCTTGGTCATTTTCGGATTCGGCGGCAGCGCGCTGTTTGCGACCGCTTACTACATCGTGCAACGCACCTGTCAGGCGCGGCTGGCGTTTCCCTGGCTGGCCGAATTCACGTTCTGGGGCTGGACGGCGGGCGTCGCGCTGGGCGTGATCACCTATATGGCCGGTTTTTCCCAAGGCCGGGAATACGCGGAATTCGAATGGCCGCTGGACATCGCCATCACCCTGGTGTGGGTGTGCTACATCGTGGTCTACGTCGAAACTCTGCGCCGGCGCAGCCAGCCCCACATTTACGTCGCCAACTGGTTTTTCCTGGCCTTCCTGCTCGCCGTGGCGCTGCTGCACATCTTCAACAATCTGGCGGTACCATCGGGCTTGCTCAAATCCTACAGCCTATTTTCCGGCGTGCAGGACGCCATGACCCAGTGGTGGTATGGCCATAACGCGGTGGGCTTCTTCCTGACCGCCGCTTTCCTGGGCATGATGTATTATTTCGTCCCCAAGCAGGCGGGACGCCCAGTCTACTCTTACCGGTTGTCGATCATCCATTTCTGGGCGTTGATCTTTCTGTATATGTGGGCCGGCGGCCATCACCTGCACTGGACCTCCTTGCCTGATTGGGTGTCGAGCCTGTCGGCGACCTTTTCCATCCTGCTGCTGATGCCGTCCTGGGGCGGCATGATCAACGGCATCATGACCCTGTCCGGCGCTTGGGACAAGCTGCGCTCCGACCCGATCATGCTGTTTCTGATCACCTCGCTGTCGTTCTACGGTATGTCCACCTTCGAAGGTCCGCTGATGTCGCTCAAGAGCGTCAACGCGCTGTCGCACTACACCGACTGGACCATCGGCCACGTTCATTCGGGCGCGCTGGGTTGGGTGGCGCTGGTGAGCTTCGGCTCCTTCTATCATCTGATCCCGCGTTTGTATCAAACCAAACTGTACAGTCAGGCGCTGATTTACGTGCACTTCTGGCTCGCCACCATCGGCATCGTGCTCTATATCACCTCGATGTGGGTCGCCGGCATCGGCCAGGGTTTGATGCTGCGCAGCTTCGACGATTACGGCAATCTGGCTTACACCTTCATCGAAACCGTCGAGTTCATGCACACGCCGTATGTGTGGCGCGCCTTGGGCGGCGCCTTCTTCGTGGCGGGCGCGTTGGTGATGGCCTACAACCTGGTGATGACCATTCAGGCGTCCCGCCGCGAGCAGGATGCCTTGGAAGCCAAACTGGCGGCCAAACTGGCCAAGGCTTGA
- the ccoS gene encoding cbb3-type cytochrome oxidase assembly protein CcoS, which yields MRILFLLIPMALGVAGVALWAFLWAVRTGQFDDLEGPAHRILMDDDDPRLPRPRGATDEHKSLNE from the coding sequence GTGCGGATTTTGTTCCTGTTGATTCCGATGGCCTTGGGCGTGGCCGGCGTGGCGTTGTGGGCCTTTCTTTGGGCGGTGCGAACCGGTCAGTTCGATGATTTGGAAGGACCGGCCCACCGCATTCTAATGGACGACGACGACCCGCGCCTCCCTCGGCCGCGCGGGGCTACGGACGAGCATAAATCCTTGAATGAATGA
- the ccoP gene encoding cytochrome-c oxidase, cbb3-type subunit III, protein MSEKTTEQQSTGAVQTTGHAWDGDLQEYNNPLPRWWLWCFYGTVVFSVLYWFIYPSWPVGQTWLKGFGSVSYTVTDKATGQQKEQDYRWNTRSLLLEDLSDAANNKQRKDMMAKVQAADYEQILKDPKMMEFARSVGKGLFGDNCAACHGRGGQGVAGLYPNLTDDDWLWGSDMAQIHQTLVQGRKGFMPAFGQVLKPEQLDDVAEYVLTLASETRPSDASERGKDIFHGQTGGCYYCHGADAKGLPSQGAANLTDKIWAVADVPAQKNLQDKKTALKNFISSGVNNTRIMPSWKDRLSPTDIKLLAVYVRQLGGGKQ, encoded by the coding sequence ATGAGTGAAAAAACAACCGAACAACAATCGACCGGTGCCGTGCAGACCACCGGACACGCCTGGGACGGCGATTTACAGGAATACAACAACCCGCTGCCACGTTGGTGGCTGTGGTGTTTTTATGGCACCGTGGTTTTTTCGGTGCTGTATTGGTTCATCTACCCCTCCTGGCCGGTCGGGCAAACGTGGCTCAAGGGCTTTGGCAGCGTCAGCTACACCGTGACCGACAAAGCGACCGGCCAGCAGAAAGAGCAGGACTATCGCTGGAACACCCGCTCGCTGCTGCTGGAAGACCTCAGCGACGCCGCCAACAACAAGCAGCGCAAGGACATGATGGCCAAGGTCCAGGCAGCCGATTACGAGCAGATCCTCAAGGACCCTAAGATGATGGAGTTCGCGCGTTCGGTCGGCAAGGGGCTGTTCGGCGACAATTGCGCGGCCTGTCACGGTCGGGGCGGGCAGGGCGTCGCTGGTTTGTATCCGAACTTGACCGACGATGATTGGCTGTGGGGCAGCGACATGGCGCAGATCCATCAAACGCTGGTGCAAGGCCGCAAAGGCTTCATGCCGGCCTTCGGGCAGGTACTGAAGCCGGAACAACTGGACGATGTGGCCGAGTACGTCCTGACTTTGGCGAGTGAAACCCGGCCGAGCGATGCGTCCGAGCGCGGCAAGGACATTTTTCACGGCCAGACCGGCGGTTGCTACTACTGCCACGGTGCCGACGCCAAAGGCCTGCCCTCGCAGGGCGCGGCCAATCTGACCGACAAGATTTGGGCGGTCGCCGATGTGCCCGCGCAAAAGAACTTGCAAGACAAAAAAACGGCCCTCAAGAACTTCATTTCGTCTGGCGTGAACAACACTCGGATCATGCCGTCTTGGAAAGATCGTTTGTCGCCGACCGATATCAAGCTCTTGGCGGTTTACGTCCGTCAGTTGGGCGGCGGCAAGCAGTAA
- a CDS encoding cbb3-type cytochrome c oxidase subunit 3: protein MENSKPLALVLFFGAFCGILIYVFTGKQRAKRLESYKYLPFADDEPSLSDLRSEQKSQSRKVMDNE, encoded by the coding sequence ATGGAAAATTCCAAGCCTTTGGCGCTGGTGCTGTTTTTCGGCGCCTTTTGCGGCATTCTGATTTACGTGTTTACCGGCAAGCAGCGCGCCAAGCGCTTGGAATCATATAAATACCTTCCCTTCGCTGATGATGAGCCATCGCTGTCCGACCTGCGATCCGAGCAAAAATCCCAATCCCGCAAGGTGATGGACAATGAGTGA
- the ccoG gene encoding cytochrome c oxidase accessory protein CcoG, with protein sequence MSEETAQLYQKRIQIYPRSVKGRFRNLKTAALVLAYVIYYLLPWLRWDRPNAPDQAVLYDLPGRHFYIFGLTIQVQDIFWLAGALIIFAILLFFVTGLAGRVWCGYFCFQTLWTDLFMMVEHWVQGERPARMRLDKGPWNREKFVKKGGTYALWLLIAFWTGLTFTMYWTDAPTLVVDTLLGRAPYPAYFTTFLLTATTFVMAGLAREQVCTYMCPYARFQSAMFDHDTLIVSYDQRRGDGEKRRAKLGKGLKTREERQAQGVGDCIECGYCVQVCPVGIDIRKGLQYQCISCALCIDACDTIMDNLQWPRGLIRYTSENALNGKKTNLIKAKTIGYGVILVAAITMLTWSILTRSSYTATVEQVRQPLYSQLTDGSIRNTYEIKLNNKLTAPMTVGIGLEGATGAILDMDGMERIALEPQERIKLLARVHIAPDPTGKGEHVDKITFVIKTLEGMTGESIRRQVPFSTPDDGQ encoded by the coding sequence ATGTCTGAAGAAACAGCCCAGCTTTATCAGAAGCGCATTCAAATCTATCCGCGTTCCGTCAAGGGGCGATTTCGCAATCTCAAAACCGCCGCGCTGGTATTGGCGTATGTGATTTATTACCTGCTGCCCTGGCTGCGCTGGGATCGGCCCAACGCGCCCGATCAGGCCGTGCTTTATGATTTGCCGGGCCGGCATTTCTACATCTTTGGCTTGACCATTCAAGTGCAAGACATCTTCTGGCTGGCCGGCGCGCTGATCATTTTCGCGATCTTACTGTTTTTCGTCACCGGCTTGGCCGGGCGGGTCTGGTGCGGCTATTTCTGCTTTCAGACCCTGTGGACCGATCTGTTCATGATGGTGGAGCATTGGGTGCAGGGCGAACGGCCGGCGCGGATGCGGCTCGACAAGGGACCGTGGAACCGCGAGAAGTTCGTCAAGAAAGGCGGCACCTACGCCTTGTGGCTGTTGATCGCGTTCTGGACGGGTCTGACCTTTACCATGTATTGGACCGATGCGCCGACGCTGGTGGTGGATACGCTGCTGGGGCGAGCGCCGTATCCGGCGTACTTCACCACCTTCTTGCTGACCGCGACGACCTTCGTCATGGCGGGTCTAGCCCGCGAGCAGGTCTGCACCTACATGTGCCCCTACGCGCGCTTTCAAAGCGCCATGTTCGACCATGACACGCTGATCGTATCCTACGACCAGCGGCGCGGCGACGGTGAAAAAAGGCGCGCCAAACTCGGTAAAGGCTTGAAAACCCGCGAAGAGCGCCAAGCGCAGGGGGTCGGGGATTGCATCGAATGCGGTTATTGCGTGCAGGTGTGTCCGGTCGGCATCGACATTCGCAAGGGCCTTCAGTATCAGTGTATCTCCTGCGCGCTGTGCATCGACGCCTGCGACACCATCATGGACAATTTACAATGGCCGCGCGGCTTGATCCGCTATACCTCGGAAAATGCCCTCAACGGCAAGAAAACCAATCTGATCAAGGCAAAAACGATAGGTTACGGCGTGATTCTGGTGGCGGCCATCACGATGTTGACCTGGAGCATTCTGACCCGCTCGTCTTACACGGCGACCGTCGAACAAGTCCGTCAGCCGTTGTACTCGCAACTGACCGACGGCAGCATCCGCAATACCTACGAAATCAAGCTGAACAACAAGTTGACGGCGCCGATGACGGTAGGCATCGGCCTCGAAGGCGCGACCGGCGCGATTCTGGACATGGATGGCATGGAGCGAATCGCGTTGGAACCTCAGGAGCGCATCAAGTTGCTAGCGCGCGTGCACATTGCGCCCGATCCGACCGGAAAGGGCGAACACGTCGATAAAATTACGTTCGTCATCAAAACTTTGGAGGGGATGACGGGCGAATCGATCCGCCGGCAGGTGCCGTTCTCCACGCCGGATGACGGGCAATGA
- a CDS encoding heavy metal translocating P-type ATPase: MPVSTEALAGAGSATESACFHCGLPVPPGARYAVVIENRSQPMCCHGCAAVAEAIVAAGLSNFYHHRTAPSRRAEDLIPEPLRGLELYDRPELQKSFVHVESEHVRDAALMMEGIVCAACVWLNERHVSRLPGVLEFRVNYSTHRASVRWDERQIRLSEILAAISAIGYLAHPFDPRRQEALLKRERTAALRRLAVAGLGSMQVMMLAVGLYAGDYQGMEDWIRAFLRWVCLILAVPVVAYSAQPFYQSAWRDLRRWQLGMDVPVSLAIVTAFAASVWYTWRGGGEVYYDSVTMFVFFLLAGRFLEMSARHKAGQISEALVRMLPASATRLDAAGGEQVVPIAELTPGDRVLVRPGETIPADGRVVEGASKVDESLLTGESLPLPRGVGETLIGGAVNVESPLVMQVEKIGSDTVLSAIVRLLDRAQAEKPRLAMLADRIAGWFVAVLLVVAGAVLLAWWASSDFDTAFRITLAVLVVTCPCALSLATPTAIVAATGALTRLGLLTTRGHALESLARADQIIFDKTGTLTYGRPRLVAVEPVGGLAAERCLALAAALERGSEHPVGRALVEAAGSAVPNATELKNTPGSGVAGWIEGRRYRVGRSDFVTGSKTEPSLERRDFDASGTWVALGDESGLLAWLHLADRLRPGAADAVAALQRRGLAVELLSGDRPEAVAHIARAVGITAAKGRMSPQDKLERLRHLQKQGRIVAMIGDGVNDAPVLAAAQVSLAMGGGTQLAHATADMILLSERLEHLVSGVDTARKTLTVMRENFAWAIGYNLIALPLAAGGWLTPWMSALGMSFSSLLVVVNALRLRQV; encoded by the coding sequence ATGCCCGTTTCCACCGAAGCGCTCGCCGGAGCTGGCTCAGCGACGGAAAGTGCCTGTTTCCACTGCGGCTTGCCGGTCCCACCGGGCGCACGCTATGCGGTGGTGATCGAGAATCGAAGCCAGCCGATGTGCTGTCACGGCTGTGCGGCGGTGGCGGAGGCTATCGTAGCGGCCGGGCTGAGCAATTTTTATCATCATCGCACCGCGCCTTCCCGCCGCGCCGAGGATTTGATCCCCGAGCCGTTGCGCGGGTTGGAGCTGTACGACCGGCCGGAGTTGCAAAAAAGCTTCGTGCATGTCGAGAGCGAGCATGTTCGAGACGCCGCGCTGATGATGGAAGGGATCGTTTGCGCCGCCTGCGTCTGGTTGAACGAGCGCCATGTCAGCCGCTTGCCGGGCGTGTTGGAATTTCGGGTCAATTATTCTACCCATCGCGCCAGCGTGCGCTGGGACGAGCGCCAGATTCGGCTCAGCGAGATTCTGGCCGCCATTTCCGCCATCGGTTACCTCGCCCATCCCTTCGATCCGCGCCGCCAGGAAGCGCTGCTGAAACGCGAACGCACCGCGGCCTTGCGCCGGTTGGCGGTGGCCGGTCTCGGCTCGATGCAGGTGATGATGCTGGCGGTTGGGTTGTATGCCGGCGACTATCAGGGCATGGAGGATTGGATTCGGGCGTTCTTGCGCTGGGTCTGTCTGATACTGGCCGTGCCGGTGGTGGCTTATTCCGCGCAACCCTTCTACCAAAGCGCATGGCGCGACCTGCGTCGCTGGCAGTTGGGGATGGATGTGCCGGTCTCCCTAGCGATCGTGACGGCCTTTGCCGCCAGCGTCTGGTACACCTGGCGGGGGGGCGGCGAGGTCTATTACGATTCGGTCACCATGTTCGTCTTTTTTCTGCTGGCGGGTCGGTTTCTGGAAATGAGCGCGCGCCACAAGGCGGGGCAGATTTCCGAAGCCTTGGTGCGGATGTTGCCGGCCTCCGCGACCCGGCTCGATGCCGCGGGCGGCGAACAGGTCGTTCCGATTGCGGAATTGACGCCCGGCGATCGGGTGCTGGTGCGGCCGGGCGAGACCATCCCGGCGGATGGGCGGGTGGTGGAAGGAGCGAGCAAGGTCGATGAATCGCTGTTGACCGGCGAAAGCCTGCCCTTGCCGCGCGGGGTGGGCGAAACGTTGATCGGCGGCGCGGTCAACGTGGAAAGCCCGCTGGTCATGCAGGTCGAAAAGATCGGTTCCGACACCGTGCTATCGGCCATCGTGCGCCTGCTGGATCGGGCTCAGGCTGAAAAACCGCGCCTGGCCATGCTGGCTGACCGTATCGCCGGCTGGTTCGTCGCTGTGCTGCTGGTGGTGGCGGGCGCGGTGCTGCTGGCTTGGTGGGCGTCGAGCGACTTCGATACCGCTTTTCGGATTACCTTGGCGGTATTGGTGGTCACTTGCCCTTGCGCGCTATCGTTGGCCACGCCGACCGCCATCGTGGCGGCGACCGGTGCGTTGACCCGGCTCGGGCTGTTGACCACGCGCGGTCATGCCTTGGAGAGTCTGGCGCGAGCCGATCAGATCATTTTCGACAAAACAGGGACATTAACCTACGGTCGGCCACGGTTGGTGGCGGTGGAGCCAGTCGGCGGATTGGCCGCTGAGCGCTGTCTGGCGCTGGCGGCGGCGCTGGAGCGCGGCTCCGAGCATCCGGTGGGCCGCGCGCTGGTGGAAGCGGCCGGCAGCGCCGTTCCGAACGCGACCGAATTGAAAAATACGCCGGGCAGCGGCGTCGCGGGGTGGATCGAAGGTCGACGCTATCGAGTGGGCCGGTCTGACTTCGTGACTGGTTCGAAAACGGAACCATCGCTCGAACGGCGCGATTTCGATGCTTCGGGAACCTGGGTGGCGTTGGGCGATGAGAGTGGGTTGCTGGCCTGGCTGCACTTGGCCGACCGGTTACGGCCCGGCGCGGCGGACGCGGTGGCCGCCTTGCAACGCCGGGGTCTGGCGGTGGAATTATTAAGCGGTGATCGTCCTGAAGCGGTCGCCCACATCGCCCGCGCCGTGGGCATCACGGCAGCCAAGGGCCGGATGTCGCCGCAGGATAAACTGGAGCGGCTGCGGCACTTGCAGAAGCAGGGTCGGATCGTGGCGATGATCGGGGACGGGGTCAACGACGCGCCGGTGCTGGCGGCGGCGCAGGTATCGCTGGCGATGGGCGGCGGCACGCAATTGGCCCATGCCACGGCCGACATGATTCTGCTGTCGGAACGGTTGGAGCATCTGGTCAGCGGGGTCGATACAGCCCGCAAAACCCTGACGGTCATGCGCGAGAATTTCGCTTGGGCGATCGGCTACAATCTCATCGCGCTGCCGCTGGCCGCCGGAGGTTGGTTGACGCCTTGGATGTCGGCGCTCGGGATGTCGTTCAGTTCGTTGTTGGTGGTGGTCAACGCGCTGCGGCTCAGGCAAGTCTGA